The stretch of DNA CGCAAGGTGAACGCCATATTCGGTTTGTTGGCCGTTGCCGTTGCCGTGGGCGGTTCAATTATTTTTCATACCGCTTTCGCCGGAAGTCTGCAGCGCACCAAACGCATCCAGCGTGATATGGGCCAGAATCTTCGCATCGTTTCCAAGGACACCGACCTCGCGCATTTTTGGGATGAAGGTTATTCAAAAACTATGTTTCCGGAAAATTGGGTGCAAAGTTTCACAAATATCAATGACACCATCAACTACTCGCATCTCTCCGCCGTGTTGAAATGGGAGGTGCAATGGCGAGGCTCGCCCGCGATGCTTTACGGCCTCGCCCCGCGCGAAGTGGCGCCGCCCGGCCGCAAGAAACCTATTATGATTACGCCAGTGAAACTGGGCACCGTGCAGCTGGGAAAAACGCTCGCACAAATCCACGATGTCAAACGCGATGAACGCGTCACGGTCGAAGGCGGCAATTTTGAAGTCGCCCGCGTGTTGTCGGAAAAAGGCAGCGGCGCGGAGATTCGTATTTATATGCACCTTGCCGATGCGCAAAAAGTTCTAGGGCGTGAAGGGTTCATCAATGAAATTCAAGCGCTCGATTGCTATTGTGCCGACGAAACGCAGGACACCCTTGCGCTATTGCGCGAACAGCTCGAGCCCATCCTGCCGGAAGCGCAAGTTTTCCGAATGCAGGATATGGCCGAGGCGCGCGAAAAACAGAGGCGCGATATTGAGCAAACTTTTTCCACGCTAATGCCCGCAGTCATTATTCTGTGCGGCGTCATCGTTGGCGTGCTTGCCTTTGTGAACACCCGCGCGCGACGCCAGGAAATTGGCACCCTCCGCGCGCTTGGAAAAGGCAGCGGCGAGGTCGCCGCGTTGTTTCTCGGCAAGGCTTTGTTGCTTGGCGTGGTGGGCGCGGTGGGGGGCTTTGCGTTGGGTACGGGGTTGCTGTTTGGCTGGGGGAATGAAGTGCTGCAAATTTCACCCAAACTCATTGTTTGGGATTTCGAAAACCTTAAATGGGCTCTGCTGCTTGCGCCGGTGTTGACGGCTTTGGCGAGTTTTATTCCGGCGATGCTGGCGGTCACACAAGATCCCGCCGACACGCTGCGACACGACGGATGATTGCCTGCAAACAAGTCACCAAACGATTCGGCGCGGTCACCGCGTTGGCGCCGTTTGATTTGGAGGTGGCGTCTGGCGAATTCATTGCCATCAAAGGCGCCAGCGGAAGCGGGAAAACCACCTTGCTGCTGACGCTCGGCGGGATGCTGAGGCCGAGCGCCGGCACAGTGACTTTTGATGGTGCGGATTTGTATGCACAATCGCCTGCCACGCGCGCTAATTATCGGGCCACGGATGTGGGGTTTGTCTTTCAAATGTTCCATCTGGTGCCATATCTCGGCGTTGAGGAGAATGTGAGGCTCGCTGGGCGCAACGGCTCAATGACACAGCGACCGCGTGAGTTGCTCAAACAATTCGGCTTGGGCCATCGTCTGACGCACACGCCGGGCGAGCTGAGCGCGGGCGAACGCCAACGGGTGGCTTTGGCGCGCGCGTTGGTGAATGAGCCGCGTTTGATATTGGCCGATGAACCAACGGGGAATCTCGACCCTGAAAATGACCGGCAAGTGTTCGGGCATTTGGCGGAATTCCATCGCGCGGGCGGCA from Limisphaerales bacterium encodes:
- a CDS encoding FtsX-like permease family protein; this encodes MNPLKLILKEMGHRKVNAIFGLLAVAVAVGGSIIFHTAFAGSLQRTKRIQRDMGQNLRIVSKDTDLAHFWDEGYSKTMFPENWVQSFTNINDTINYSHLSAVLKWEVQWRGSPAMLYGLAPREVAPPGRKKPIMITPVKLGTVQLGKTLAQIHDVKRDERVTVEGGNFEVARVLSEKGSGAEIRIYMHLADAQKVLGREGFINEIQALDCYCADETQDTLALLREQLEPILPEAQVFRMQDMAEAREKQRRDIEQTFSTLMPAVIILCGVIVGVLAFVNTRARRQEIGTLRALGKGSGEVAALFLGKALLLGVVGAVGGFALGTGLLFGWGNEVLQISPKLIVWDFENLKWALLLAPVLTALASFIPAMLAVTQDPADTLRHDG
- a CDS encoding ATP-binding cassette domain-containing protein, whose translation is MIACKQVTKRFGAVTALAPFDLEVASGEFIAIKGASGSGKTTLLLTLGGMLRPSAGTVTFDGADLYAQSPATRANYRATDVGFVFQMFHLVPYLGVEENVRLAGRNGSMTQRPRELLKQFGLGHRLTHTPGELSAGERQRVALARALVNEPRLILADEPTGNLDPENDRQVFGHLAEFHRAGGTVVVVTHGSTADEFADRVVSLETAP